From a single Anomaloglossus baeobatrachus isolate aAnoBae1 chromosome 4, aAnoBae1.hap1, whole genome shotgun sequence genomic region:
- the LOC142301225 gene encoding olfactory receptor 11L1-like, translating into MQYNHSNVVTEFLLLGFRNLQSFKMGFFLPLLVIYCVTVCGNLLIILVVSSSRSLHSPMYFFLTQLSFSDILLSTTIVPNTLHIVLYEGSSVSFIRCLIQFYFFSASESLECFFLSVMSYDRYQAICHPLHYTSVMTLTFCIKATLLCWVMMFAVTLHLTVKISQLQFCGPNIVDHFFCDLDPILELSCTDTFLIKIEDMILAAPTVVCPFLVIVVSYLYIIITIMKIPSVTGRQKTFSTCSSHLAVVSLYYGSIICIYLFPNTKKVKKILSLFYTAVTPLLNPIIYSLRNRDIKQEFNKLKEKCLAHFR; encoded by the coding sequence ATGCAATACAATCATTCCAACGTGGTGACTGAATTTCTGCTTTTGGGATTTCGAAATTTACAAAGTTTTAAAATGGGTTTCTTTCTTCCGCTACTTGTCATCTACTGTGTGACCGTATGTGGAAACCtcctgatcattctggtggtgtCCTCCAGCCGATCGCTCCACTCTCCCATGTACTTCTTCCTCACACAACTCTCCTTCTCAGATATTCTCCTCTCCACCACCATCGTACCCAACACACTCCACATTGTGCTGTATGAGGGAAGTTCCGTGTCTTTTATCAGATGTTTAATACAATTTTACTTTTTTTCAGCATCGGAATCTTTAGAATGTTTTTTCCTGAGCGTCATGTCCTATGACCGGTATCAGGCCATCTGTCACCCGCTACACTACACCTCAGTCATGACTCTCACATTTTGTATAAAAGCCACTCTCCTTTGTTGGGTGATGATGTTTGCTGTCACATTGCATTTAACAGTAAAAATCAGCCAATTACAGTTCTGTGGACCAAACATCGTTGACCATTTCTTCTGTGATTTAGACCCCATTCTGGAACTTTCCTGCACGGACACATTTCTTATAAAAATAGAAGACATGATACTGGCTGCACCAACAGTAGTCTGTCCATTCCTTGTGATTGTGGTCTCATATCTGTACATTATCATCACCATTATGAAGATCCCATCTGTGACTGGGCGGCAGAAGaccttctccacctgcagctcccacctggCTGTGGTGTCTTTATATTATGGATCCATTATTTGTATCTATTTATTTCCAAAtacgaaaaaagtgaagaaaatccTCTCCCTGTTTTACACGGCTGTAACTCCACTCCTCAACCCTATAATATATAGTCTACGTAACAGAGATATTAAGCAGGAATTTAATAAGCTGAAGGAAAAATGTCTTGCACACTTTAGATAG